From the genome of Desulfovibrio sp. JY:
TGCCCCTGGCCGAGGCATTAAACAGCCTGTTCGCCAAGGTGGAGACGGCCCGACGCCACGAACGAGATGTCACGGCCTTCGCCGCCCACGAACTCCGCACGCCCCTGGCCGGGTTGAAGACCCATGCGCAAATCGCCATGGCCACCGACGATCCCGGCGTCCGGCAAGGAGCCTTGCGGCACATCCTGCTCTCCGTCGACCGCTCCACGCGCCTGGTGCGCCAACTGCTGACCCTGGCCAAGCTCGAAAGCGGACTGGTCACCAGCCAAGCGGAGCCGATTTGCGTTGGCGAGATTATCGAGGAGATCGGCAAATCGGCGCAGCCGGCCGGGCAGGTCATCACGGTGCGCATCGATCCCGCCCTGCGAGACTTCACGATCACGGCGAATCGGGAAACCCTCGGCATCGCCCTGCGCAACCTCCATGAAAATGCACTGCAACATACGCCAGACGGCGGCACCGTCACCTGGAACGTCATGCCGGATGGGCGTGGCATACTGGTGGAAGACGAAGGCCCCGGCATGCCTCCTGACGAAATTCCCCTGGCGACGCAACGCTTCTTTCGCGGCAAACGGCAGACGCCTGCGGGGTGCGGGCTGGGACTCGCCATCGTCGAGGCCGTGCTGCAACAGATGGGAGGCCACCTTGTGCTGGAAAATCGAGAAGGCGGCCTGGGGCTTAGGGCCATGGCTGTGTTGCTGCGCGCAACCACTTCGTGCCCTTGAGGTTGTCCCGATGGACGTGCCGTCAGCCCTACAGCATAGGCCTTGCCGTTCTTGGGGATAAATTTCGAAGCAATCTCCTCTACACGGTCCGCCGACGTTGGGTTGTGGCGGTTCGTCAGCTCAAAGCGGTTCGCTACCGTACCACAGGGGGTTCAGGAGCGGCGGATTTCAAAGGCGCCCGCCGAAAATCCTCCTCCATTTTGCCGGCGTTCCCCGCTTTTGCTGATGGTTCTTCGTCCGTTCAACCAAAATAACGGGCACTCCACTCGTGCATGAAATTATCGTTAGCGGCATTGCGTGCTTCAATCTCCGCTGTGGTCATGGACCGATTGAGATAGGTGGTCTGCCCGGTGCCCTGCTTCACAGGGGTTTCGTCTCTCCCAAAAAAGATGGTATTTTGGCCATTCCCCACGCTGATGCTTGGCGACAAGGTAAACCAGCCAAAATACTCTGCCAATTCAAGAGTATTGTTGCCGTCACCCAAGGTAAGGTCGCCAATTATATCCATGCTGCACCCTATGGCAGTGTTGTTTCCATCGCCAAGATGGATTGATACGCCAGGAGCTGACGAATTCCAGCGCAGAGTGTTATTGCCATCGCCCATTTCCACCTTACCACCTATCATATTTACTGTGACCGTATTATCGCCTTGCCCCAGAAAAATGGATGTTTTGCTATGGCCGAACATACGCCCTATGTTAACGGTATTGTCTCCACCACCTGCGGCAAGCATTCCTTGAAAGGAGTTGATAAGGACAGCATTGTTTCCGTCGCCTGCCGTTATGCCGCCGTCACGCCATGAATCAGCCGTAATCGTGTTGTTCCCTTTGCCCAGCATGATGTTCCCGCTCCCCGAACACGCAGTGATGGTATTGTCGCCGCCCCCCGCAGTAACCTGACCTGAAAGATAACTGGCATTCAGGGTGTTATCGCAATTCCCCATAATAATCTGGCCTGACAAAGAACAAGTAGTCAATGTATTAGTGCCGCATCCCGCAGAAACATAGCCTTCAAGAGAGCAGGTATTAAATTCATTGCTTCCACCACCAACAGTAACTTTGCCAGCAAGGGAACATATATTCAATGTATTATTGCCATCCTCCGCAGTAACCCGTCCGGCAAGATAATCGGCTTTCACGGTATTGTCGCCGTTCCCCAAATCTATGTTCCCCTTCACATTGCCCACCTCCACGGTGTCGTCGCCATCGCCCATATCGACGGAAATACAGGCATTCAGGACGTCGCCGCGGAGGGTGTCATTTCCATTGCCGGCATTGAGGCAGGTCGCGCCTGCAACCCCCTTGCCGACCAGAATAGTATCATTGCCCGCGCCGGCGTTGGTTGCTCCGCCCCCGGCCAACACGACAATGGCGTCGTCGCCCGCACCCGCGTCAATGGTGCTGGCCGCCGTAAGTTGCAAAAATACGTCGTTTCCGTCCGTGCCGGACAGTTCGCCGGGCGCTCCCTGTTCCACGGTCACGGAACCGTCCGCAGCGTAAATGCGGATTTCACCCGTGGACGCAAAGGCCACGGCCAGAGATCCGTCTTCCCGCTCGTTAAGGCGCACGTTGCCGTCCGCTGCAAAGGCGACGCTTTGCCCGTTGGCGCGGACAACGGAAACGGAAGCTCCCGTCACGGCAGCATTGTGATAATTTGTTGTCACAACAACACGCATGCCGCTGCCGGTGGTCAGCGCGTCTTGCGTCTGCGTCGGCGCTATCCCTCGCGCGGCGGCCAAGGCGGGAGATACCGTGCCCTTATTGAGGTATTCAAGTAGATCCGCGCCGCTCACCATATCTGCGGAGCGCACCAGGCCCTTGAGCAAATTATGCATGGTGCAACCGCGGGATAGCAACGTTTGCTCCAACAGGGATTGCGCACGCTCGGTCTGGCTCTGGCCGGATTGGCCAAGGGAGACGGCATCGCCCGCAGCAGCAGTCGCAGTGGACGTATCCAATTGCTCCATGGGAAATTCATATATTCGCTCTGGCGCAGTCCACTGATGAACATTATACGCATATGAAATACTGTTCATGTAATACTCATTATAATATAAACTATTACGACGTTACATAAGGCGCATCCAACTCATTTTTTAAAGGCATGTA
Proteins encoded in this window:
- a CDS encoding sensor histidine kinase N-terminal domain-containing protein, yielding MTSLRRRLFVILVAATGIIWLCGILWIFVGAKAELEHVLDTRLKEAARMVNSLVAKSGPSFAAAASAAATPEHYERQLSCQIWTLDGHLLARSGSAPDVSLTDQASGFSDRRIQGEYWRVYTIDNPAKGVRVMIGDRLGQRDQLAVDLVKGLSIPAILMLPLLGGLIWLSLGRGLRPLLGMAVELKSRAADDMRPLRTRHAPDELLPLAEALNSLFAKVETARRHERDVTAFAAHELRTPLAGLKTHAQIAMATDDPGVRQGALRHILLSVDRSTRLVRQLLTLAKLESGLVTSQAEPICVGEIIEEIGKSAQPAGQVITVRIDPALRDFTITANRETLGIALRNLHENALQHTPDGGTVTWNVMPDGRGILVEDEGPGMPPDEIPLATQRFFRGKRQTPAGCGLGLAIVEAVLQQMGGHLVLENREGGLGLRAMAVLLRATTSCP
- a CDS encoding calcium-binding protein, which codes for MNSISYAYNVHQWTAPERIYEFPMEQLDTSTATAAAGDAVSLGQSGQSQTERAQSLLEQTLLSRGCTMHNLLKGLVRSADMVSGADLLEYLNKGTVSPALAAARGIAPTQTQDALTTGSGMRVVVTTNYHNAAVTGASVSVVRANGQSVAFAADGNVRLNEREDGSLAVAFASTGEIRIYAADGSVTVEQGAPGELSGTDGNDVFLQLTAASTIDAGAGDDAIVVLAGGGATNAGAGNDTILVGKGVAGATCLNAGNGNDTLRGDVLNACISVDMGDGDDTVEVGNVKGNIDLGNGDNTVKADYLAGRVTAEDGNNTLNICSLAGKVTVGGGSNEFNTCSLEGYVSAGCGTNTLTTCSLSGQIIMGNCDNTLNASYLSGQVTAGGGDNTITACSGSGNIMLGKGNNTITADSWRDGGITAGDGNNAVLINSFQGMLAAGGGDNTVNIGRMFGHSKTSIFLGQGDNTVTVNMIGGKVEMGDGNNTLRWNSSAPGVSIHLGDGNNTAIGCSMDIIGDLTLGDGNNTLELAEYFGWFTLSPSISVGNGQNTIFFGRDETPVKQGTGQTTYLNRSMTTAEIEARNAANDNFMHEWSARYFG